A genomic stretch from Gymnogyps californianus isolate 813 chromosome 26, ASM1813914v2, whole genome shotgun sequence includes:
- the LOC127025943 gene encoding LOW QUALITY PROTEIN: scavenger receptor cysteine-rich type 1 protein M130-like (The sequence of the model RefSeq protein was modified relative to this genomic sequence to represent the inferred CDS: inserted 2 bases in 2 codons): MAVVSLLSPGSAGFASLRLVGGGSRCDGRVEIFQHGMWGRVLDDEWDMQEASVQLGFLPTTGSRRVRLVNGXGRCAGRVELYYQGTWGTVCDDGWDLSDAAVVCHQLGCGGAVEAAGSARFGEGSGQIWLDGVNCSGAEAALWDCPAGPWGQHDCGHKEDAGVICSEFVALRLENSDGCSGXLQVFYNGTWGSICSNSMTLDTVSLACKELGCGDGGSLETRLPYGRVSGPAWLDNVQCGEKTSSFWQCPSTPWNPQSCEDLRDEIHITCNAREKIRAVGGEDRCSGRVEVWHRGSWGTVCDDSWDMRDAEVACRQLGCGPAVSALHEAAFGMGMGPIWLEQVEC, encoded by the exons ATGGCTGTGGTATCTCTGTTGTCCCCAGGCTCAGCCGGCTTTGCATCCCTGCGGCTGGTGGGCGGAGGGAGCCGGTGCGACGGACGAGTGGAGATCTTCCAGCATGGGATGTGGGGCAGAGTTCTGGATGATGAGTGGGACATGCAGGAGGCCAGTGTG CAACTGGGCTTTCTACCCACTACAGGGAGCCGGCGGGTCCGGCTGGTGAACG ACgggcgctgtgctgggagagtggagctGTACTACCAGGGCACCTGGGGGACTGTGTGTGACGATGGCTGGGACCTGTCTGATGCCGCCGTCGTTTgccaccagctgggctgtggagggGCGGTGGAGGCGGCTGGCTCTGCTCGGTTTGGGGAAGGCTCCGGCCAGATCTGGCTGGATGGCGTGAACTGCTCTGGGGCcgaagctgctctctgggactGCCCTGCTGggccctgggggcagcacgACTGCGGGCACAAAGAGGACGCGGGAGTCATCTGCTCAG AGTTCGTGGCcctgaggctggagaacagcgACGGCTGCTCGG GCCTGCAGGTTTTCTACAACGGGACATGGGGGAGCATTTGCTCCAACTCGATGACTCTTGACACGGTGTCGCTGGCAtgcaaggagctgggctgcggggatGGAGGATCCCTGGAAACACGCCTGCCCTACGGCAGGGtgtctggccctgcctggctggataACGTGCAGTGTGGGGAGAAAACCAGCTCCTTCTGGCAGTGTCCCTCCACTCCCTGGAACCCGCAGTCATGTGAAGACCTGCGAGATGAGATCCACATCACCTGCAATG ccagGGAGAAGATTCGTGCAGTGGGAGGCGAGGACAGGTGCTCGGGCAGAGTGGAGGTCTGGCACCGTGGCTCTTGGGGGACGGTGTGCGACGATTCCTGGGACATGCGGGATGCTGAGGtggcatgcaggcagctgggctgtggccccGCGGTGTCTGCCCTGCATGAGGCTGCgtttgggatggggatgggccctatctggctggagcaggtggagtgc